The genomic stretch CATCGACCAGGTGCCGGCCGGCCGCAACCAGCCGGGCTGAAGCACGGCTACCGGCTCCATCGGTTCGCCTCCGCTCAGTTCCTCCCTTTGAATAAGGAGGGAAGCGCAATGCTCAACCCGGGTAAATCGCCCCCAACACCCGCGGCCCGCGCGCACCCGTCACGCTCGGCAAATTCCCTGGCAATCCTGCCAGGGTCTGCCGCGCCAGCCAGGCGAAGGCCATGGCTTCGACGAAATCCGGGTCCAGGCCGTAGTCCGCGGTGGACTCCACCACCGCCTCGGGCAGCTGCGCGGCGATCGCCTGCAGCAGCCGCGCATTGCGCACGCCGCCGCCGCAGGCCAGCACCCGCCGGGTGCCCGGTTGCTGCGTGCGCAGCGCGTCGGCCACGGTGATCGCGCTGAGCTCCAGCAAGGTCGCCTGCACGTCCTGCGGCCGCTCGCCGCCGGCCAGGCGCTGGCGCACCCAGTCCAGGTGGAACTGCTCGCGGCCGGTGCTCTTGGGCGGCGGCAGCGCGAACCAGGGCTCTTCCAGCAGCCGCGCCAGCAGCTCCGGATCGATCTCGCCCTGGGCCGCGTAGGCGCCGTCGGCATCGTAGGCGCCGCCGCGCTGCAGCTGGTGCCAAGCGTCGAGCAGGCAGTTGGCCGGCCCGGTGTCGAAACCGCGCACCCGGCCCTGGGCCGGCAGCAGGGTGTAGTTGGCGATCCCGCCCAGGTTCAACACCGCGCGGTCTTCGGCGTCCGAATGCAGCAGGGCCGCATGGAAGGCCGGCACCAGCGGCGCGCCATGGCCGCCGGCGGCCACGTCGCGGCGGCGGAAGTCGGCCACGGTGTCGATGCCGCAGCGCTCGGCGATTCGGTGGCCGTCGCCGAGCTGCCAGGTGAAGGGGTGGCGGCCGTCGTACAGCGCGCCTTCGGGCCGGTGGCGCACGGTCTGGCCGTGCGAGCCGATCGCCAGCACCTGCCCGGGCGCCACGGCGGCCTCGTCCAGCAGCGCCAGCGTCGCCTCGGCGAAGGCATCGGCGATCTGCACGTCCAGGGTGCCCAGCTCTTCCAGCGACTGCGCGTCGCCGCCCTGGCCCAGGGCCACCAGGCGGGCGCGGATGGGTCCGTCCCAGGCGTAGGTGCGGCCCAGGACGAGCTCGCAGCCCTTGTCGGCGTCGAAACGCACCAGCGCGGCATCGATGCCGTCGGCGCTGGTGCCGGAGATCAGTCCTACGAACAGCCCCGCGGCGGGGGCCTGCGCGGCTGCCGGCACTTCAGGCCTTGGACTTCTTCTTGGGCGCGAGCGCGCGCG from Lysobacter silvisoli encodes the following:
- a CDS encoding anhydro-N-acetylmuramic acid kinase gives rise to the protein MPAAAQAPAAGLFVGLISGTSADGIDAALVRFDADKGCELVLGRTYAWDGPIRARLVALGQGGDAQSLEELGTLDVQIADAFAEATLALLDEAAVAPGQVLAIGSHGQTVRHRPEGALYDGRHPFTWQLGDGHRIAERCGIDTVADFRRRDVAAGGHGAPLVPAFHAALLHSDAEDRAVLNLGGIANYTLLPAQGRVRGFDTGPANCLLDAWHQLQRGGAYDADGAYAAQGEIDPELLARLLEEPWFALPPPKSTGREQFHLDWVRQRLAGGERPQDVQATLLELSAITVADALRTQQPGTRRVLACGGGVRNARLLQAIAAQLPEAVVESTADYGLDPDFVEAMAFAWLARQTLAGLPGNLPSVTGARGPRVLGAIYPG